A genomic segment from Xiphophorus maculatus strain JP 163 A chromosome 6, X_maculatus-5.0-male, whole genome shotgun sequence encodes:
- the LOC102221687 gene encoding laminin subunit gamma-2 produces the protein MESCWVLLCVVLAALGSVQTTYTSYSDSRCECGGRARRCLRDAWGLRCLDCQGNTEGRHCERCKDGFYQQGAQLSCTPCNCNPTGSVSNTCDSRGRCSCKEGVSGDKCDLCPDGPMGAEGCRKRRQDREDSGSLTLPCFCYGHSARCSAQPGFSVHNVSSTFSSGPDGWKAATAQRTTPRDVLFRWSPRHQDLEVVSKQSLPTYLYAPDVYLGNKLLSYGQNLSFSLRLDRGVRHPSTSDVVLEGGGLTVAAALGDLRAVVPCGKKISYTFRLDEKLSSKWKPQLSSFEFQKLLQNLTAIKIRATFGEDGRGYLDNVNLVSARRGDGVAAGWVQTCTCPPGYEGDFCERCSVGFRRRAPSSGAFSACEPCSCRGGSCDPQTGDCYSADETPGERSCSEGFYRDPRQQGTCERCPCPERSSCFLEAGVLEPQCLRCPQGTFGFYCDTCREGFYGDPTGLRGAQRPCRPCSCNGHIDVSAAGSCDRNSGECLKCLNNTTGRFCESCLPGFYRNPSTSACKPCSCDLLGSEDGQCDAAGRCRCRAGFQGPRCDRPNCPTCFSPIKKKMELYSIRLKELEFLLSAPGRVPTNRAEMEATLRAMEDLMQNLQQSAQRLTDQEKTLQTRLSSISGRQLTEEQEIQNISETVKRIGQQQRTFKSKVEEVEALIPAMKNLLKEAKTKIQSVELPVRDDPLTSGSLSSLVQQVTGLANEHKTTAGSVERTANQALNDSKQSLDLIRTLMNKENKVKELIGDLQSLYDKTSADVKSLEKRAGSLSEDAKQESKMADGMLKDISRLEKNLPPSMKDAVDAMATRLDALKEAAQKNMSAVDDLLGAVEEDRTDAEELLDQGQTAQQEFNKLLDRVRAAKAETEKALQGVGTNKDLDDTLNTLRGFDQQIGDSKAESDEAVKRLPNINSTIQEAVGKNGEAQSVLDAASKDHDEAMGNINTLDDLAKNLQNTAGSLPSADGLVSEADKLNQEAKDLKAGAEQTAAGLKVGLKEAKELAAGAEEAAAGATAALANAKQSKDAVQETLRSVSDMLANLNSGDVVDEEQLRKLEAALGRAEAEVEARLRPRLEEAEDQEEAHRRRLTAINTDIDSILRDIANLEDIRNSIPAGCYNTPPIEEP, from the exons ATGGAGAGCTGCTGGGTTTTACTCTGCGTGGTTCTGGCTGCTCTGGGCTCGGTCCAGACCACCTACACCTCCTACT CGGACTCCCGCTGTGAGTGCGGCGGCCGGGCGCGGCGCTGCCTGCGGGACGCCTGGGGTCTGCGCTGCCTGGACTGTCAGGGAAACACCGAGGGTCGACACTGCGAGCGCTGCAAGGACGGATtctaccagcagggggcgcagcTGAGCTGCACGCCCTGCAACTGCAACCCTACAG GTTCTGTTAGCAACACGTGtgacagcagggggcgctgcagctGTAAGGAAGGCGTCTCTGGAGACAAATGTGACCTTTGCCCCGACGGCCCTATGGGAGCGGAGGGCTGCAGGAAGAG GCGCCAGGACAGAGAGGATTCTGGGAGTTTGACTCTGCCGTGTTTCTGTTACGGACACAGTGCGCGGTGTTCTGCTCAGCCTGGTTTCTCCGTCCACAACGTTTCCTCCACCTTCAGCTCAG GTCCGGACGGCTGGAAGGCGGCGACGGCCCAGCGTACGACTCCTCGGGACGTTCTGTTCCGCTGGTCGCCCAGACACCAGGACCTGGAGGTGGTCTCCAAGCAAAGCCTGCCCACTTACCTGTACGCACCAG ACGTTTACCTGGGGAACAAGCTGCTGAGTTACGGCCAGAACCTTTCCTTCTCGCTGCGTTTGGACCGCGGCGTTCGCCACCCGTCCACCAGCGACGTCGTCCTGGAGGGCGGCGGCCTGACGGTGGCGGCGGCGCTGGGGGACCTGAGGGCCGTGGTCCCCTGTGGGAAGAAGATCAGCTACACCTTCAG GCTGGACGAGAAGCTCAGCAGCAAGTGGAAACCTCAACTTTCCTCATTCGAGTTCCAGAAGCTTCTCCAGAACCTGACGGCCATAAAGATCCGGGCCACGTTCGGAGAAGACG GACGCGGTTACCTTGACAACGTGAACCTGGTTTCGGCTCGCCGTGGGGACGGCGTCGCGGCCGGCTGGGTCCAGACCTGCACATGTCCACCAGGATATGAGGGCGACTTCTGTGAGCGCTGCTCAGTCGGGTTCAGGCGCCGGGCGCCGTCATCCGGGGCCTTCAGCGCCTGCGAGCCGTGCAGCTGCAGGGGCGGCAGCTGCGACCCCCAGACCGGAGACTGCTACTCCGCCGACGAGACGCCCGGCGAGCGGAGCTGCTCCGAGGGGTTCTACAGAGACCCGCGGCAGCAGGGGACCTGTGAGCGCTGCCCCTGTCCGGAGAGGTCATCCTGCTTTCTGGAGGCCGGAGTTCTGGAGCCTCAGTGCCTCCGCTGTCCGCAGGGAACCTTTG GGTTTTACTGCGACACCTGTCGGGAGGGTTTCTATGGCGACCCCACAGGTCTGCGAGGCGCGCAGCGACCCTGCAGACCCTGCAGCTGCAACGGTCACATCGACGTCAGCGCGGCGGGAAGCTGCGACCGCAACAGCGGAGAATGTCTGAAGTGTCTGAACAACACGACCGGTCGGTTCTGTGAGAGCTGCCTGCCCGGGTTCTACCGCAACCCGTCCACCAGCGCCTGCAAAC CCTGCAGCTGTGACCTCCTGGGCTCAGAGGACGGCCAGTGCGACGCGGCCGGCCGGTGCCGGTGCCGAGCGGGCTTCCAGGGTCCGAGGTGTGACCGGCCCAACTGCCCCACCTGCTTCAGCCCCATCAAGAAGAAG aTGGAGCTTTACTCCATCAGACTGAAGGAGCTGGAGTTCTTGTTGTCTGCGCCGGGTCGGGTTCCGACCAACCGGGCTGAGATGGAGGCGACTCTGAGAGCCATGGAGGATCTGATGCAGAACCTGCAGCAGAGCGCCCAGCGGCTGACGG ACCAGGAGAAGACGCTGCAGACTCGCCTGTCGTCCATCAGCGGCCGTCAGCTCACTGAAGAACAGGAGATCCAGAACATCTCAGAGACGGTCAAACGCATCGGCCAGCAGCAGCGCACCTTCAAGTCcaaggtggaggaggtggaggcgCTGATCCCTGCCATGAAAAACCTCCTGAAGGAGGCAAAAACCAAAATCCAGTCCGTG GAACTTCCTGTCCGCGATGATCCGCTGACTTCAGGCTCGCTGTCCTCTCTGGTGCAGCAGGTGACAGGCCTGGCTAATGA ACACAAAACGACGGCGGGTTCTGTGGAGCGGACGGCCAACCAGGCTCTGAACGACTCCAAGCAGAGTCTGGATCTGATCCGGACTCTGATGAACAAGGAGAACAAAGTCAAGGAGCTGATTGGAGATCTGCAGAGTCT ATACGATAAAACCTCAGCAGATGTGAAGAGTTTGGAGAAGCGAGCAGGAAGTCTGAGCGAAGACGCCAAACAGGAGAGCAAGATGGCCGACGGCATGCTGAAAGACATTTCCAGGCTGGAGAAGAACCTCCCACCGTCTATGAAG GATGCTGTGGACGCCATGGCAACCAGGCTGGACGCCCTGAAGGAGGCGGCGCAGAAGAACATGTCCGCCGTGGACGATCTGCTGGGCGCTGTGGAGGAAGACCGGACCGACGCCGAGGAGCTGCTGGATCAGGGACAAACCGCCCAGCAG GAGTTCAACAAGCTGCTGGACCGGGTCCGCGCCGCTAAAGCTGAAACCGAGAAGGCTCTGCAAGGCGTCGGTACCAACAAAGACCTGGACGACACCCTGAACACCCTGAGAG GTTTCGACCAGCAGATCGGCGACAGCAAAGCTGAATCCGACGAAGCCGTCAAGCGTCTTCCGAACATCAACAGCACCATCCAGGAAGCCGTGGGTAAAAACGGCGAGGCCCAGTCGGTTCTGGACGCGGCGTCCAAAGATCACGACGAGGCGATGGGAAACATCAATACGCTGGACGACTTGGCTAAAAACCTCCAG AACACGGCCGGGTCGCTGCCGAGTGCTGACGGTTTGGTGAGCGAAGCCGACAAACTGAACCAGGAGGCCAAGGACCTGAAGGCCGGAGCGGAGCAGACGGCAGCCGGTCTGAAGGTCGGGCTGAAGGAGGCCAAGGAGCTGGCTGCTGGAGCGGAGgag GCGGCTGCCGGAGCCACCGCGGCGCTCGCCAACGCCAAGCAGAGCAAAGACGCCGTTCAGGAAACACTGAGATCCGTCAGCGACATGCTGGCCAACCTGA ACTCCGGAGACGTTGTGGACGAGGAGCAGCTGAGGAAGCTGGAGGCGGCTCTGGGCCGGGCGGAGGCGGAGGTGGAGGCCCGCCTGCGGCCGCGgctggaggaggcggaggacCAGGAGGAGGCGCATCGCCGCCGCCTCACCGCCATCAACACGGACATCGACAGCATCCTGAGGGACATCGCCAACCTGGAGGACATCCGGAACAGCATCCCTGCTGGCTGCTACAACACCCCGCCCATCGAGGAGCCCTGA
- the LOC106700125 gene encoding E3 ubiquitin-protein ligase TRIM21-like, translating to MKKEDILNTLEELSQEDFDKFKWFLQQPETLPELRAIKKKHLEGAKTFDMVDLMVQIYTLDRCREMIFTILKNILKNDLRNRLLKDWMGETEAEVQEMIQERRLKIQEIRESVKISKDAADREKAEGVQVFTALIESAERGLKELLKEIQDKQETTEKEAEDFIRDLEQEISELKKRSSEVKQLSQDEDHLHLLQRFSSLKDAPPTKTWTEVRVHPPSYEETVVRAVALFEQNKEKILEMKRIQQFAVDVTLDPDTAHPNLILSDDGKQVKHEDVKKKLSDNPERFSKCVSVLGQQSFSSGRFYFEVQVKGKTDWTLGVVRESVDRKGKINLSPQNGFWAVGLRNGYEYLAFVGSLIRLHLHPGPQKVGVFVDYEEGLVSFYDVDAAALIYSFTGCCFKEKLHPYFGPGLNDGGKNSAPLIICPVDQAGR from the coding sequence ATGAAGAAAGAAGACATCTTGAACACTTTGGAAGAATTAAGTCAGGAAGATTTTGATAAATTCAAGTGGTTCCTGCAGCAACCTGAGACTCTTCCTGAACTCAGAGCAATCAAGAAAAAACACCTGGAAGGAGCAAAAACCTTTGACATGGTGGACTTGATGGTGCAGATATACACACTTGATCGATGCAGGGAGATGATCTTCAcgattttaaagaacattttaaaaaatgacctgCGGAACAGATTGTTAAAAGATTGGATGGGGGAGACGGAGGCTGAAGTTCAGGAGATGATCCAGGAAAGACGACTGAAGATCCAGGAGATCAGAGAGTCGGTGAAGATCAGTAAAGATgctgcagacagagagaaagcagAAGGTGTTCAGGTCTTCACGGCTCTGATAGAGTCTGCTGAGAGAGGCCTGAAGGAGCTCCTCAAGGAGATCcaagacaaacaggaaactaCAGAGAAAGAAGCTGAAGACTTCATCAGAGATCTGGAACAGGAGATCTCTGAGCTGAAGAAGAGGAGCTCTGAGGTCAAGCAGCTCTCACAGGATGAAGatcacctccacctcctccaaaGATTCTCCTCCCTGAAAGATGCTCCACCCACCAAGACCTGgacagaggtcagagttcatccaCCATCATATGAGGAGACTGTGGTGAGAGCTGTGGCTCTGTTTGAGCAGAATAAGGAGAAGATATTGGAGATGAAGAGGATCCAGCAGTTTGCAGTGGATGTGACTCTGGATCCTGATACGGCTCATCCTAACCTCATCCTGTCTGATGATGGAAAACAAGTGAAACATGAAGATGTGAAGAAGAAACTTTCAGACAATCCAGAGAGATTTTCTaagtgtgtttctgttttaggaCAGCAGAGTTTCTCTTCAGGCAGATTTTACTTTGAGGTTCAAGTTAAAGGAAAGACTGACTGGACTTTAGGAGTGGTTAGAGAGTCTGTTGACAGGAAAGGAAAAATCAACCTCAGTCCTCAGAACGGTTTCTGGGCTGTTGGGTTGAGAAATGGATATGAGTACTTAGCTTTTGTTGGATCTCTAATCCGTCTCCATCTCCATCCTGGTCCTCAGAAGGTGGGGGTGTTTGTGGATTATGAGGAGGGTCTGGTCTCCTTCTATGATGTAGATGCTGCAGCTCTGATCTACTCCTTTACTGGCTGCTGCTTCAAGGAGAAACTCCACCCATACTTTGGTCCTGGCCTTAATGATGGTGGTAAAAACTCTGCTCCTCTGATCATCTGTCCTGTTGATCAGGCTGGTCGTTGA